GAGTTACTTGGCACAGAAATGAGTGGGAGAAGATCTGTTTTGAATTCAGTAGTGCAGCAAGGAGCTACTGTATCATCACAGCAAGCTGAGTTTTTGTGTGGAAGTTATACTCCAGAGGAGGTCAGAGCTGCTCTTTTTTCAATCCCTGATGAAAAATCTCCTGGGCCAGACGGGTACAGTAGTGCGTTCTATAAACAAACGTGGGAAGTCACTGGTAATGATCTTATTCAGGCAGTTCTCTCATTTCTTCACTCGGGGAGGATACTTAAAGAAATTAATACTACCAATATCATTCTTATCCCTAAGTCGAGTTGTCCTAAGAATGTGAGTGACTTTAGGCCTATAGCTTGTTGTAATGTGGTATATAAGATTGCAACAAAGCTGATTTGTAATAGGCTCAGGGAGATTCTTCCATGGATTATTTCTGAAAACCAGAGTGGTTTTATCAAAGGAAGAAACATAGCTCATAATATTATGCTATGTCAGGATTTGGTTAGAGAGTATGGAAGGAAAAATGCTAAAGCAGCTTGCCTTGTTAAGATTGACCTTCAGAAGGCCTATGACTCCCTAGATTGGAACTTCTTACAAGAAATGATGGCTGCTCTTAAATTTCCAACCCAGTTTATTCAATTAGTTATGGTTTGTGTCTCAACAGCTAGATTCTCGATTGTGATTAATGGGACCCCTTCAGATTTGATTCAGGCTAGAAGAGGTTTAAGGCAAGGGGATCCAATGTCCCCTCTTTTGTTTGTGATTGGGATGGAGTACTTATCTAGAATACTAGCTAGAGTAGCTTTACACTCTAACTTTCACTATCATCCTAGATGTGGCTGTTTGCAATTAACTCACTTGTGCTTTGCAGATGATTTATTGTTGTTCAGTAGGGGGGATTTCAAAGCAGCGTATATGCTATTAAGAGGGTTCCAATTATTTTCGGAGTCCTCTGGGTTGAAGGCTAACCAGAAGAAATCCGCCATTTATGGAGCTGGGATGAAAGAGGAGGACTGGTATCATCTAACAGAGGCTTCTGGTTTTCAGAGAAGTAATCTCCCTTTCTTGTATTTAGGGATGTCTATTAGTAATAAGCGAATTTCTATATCTGAGTGTGAATGTTTGGTGGATAAGATGGTGAAAAGGTTGAGAATTTGGAGTTCTAGGAATCTGTCCTATGCTGGCCGGTGTGTCCTCATAAATTCTGTTTTACTCTCCATAAACAATTACTGGTCCCAAATAGTTATTTTGCCTCAAACTGTGATAAAGAGAATCAATCAGATTTGCAGAAGCTTCCTTTGGAATGGTGGTGACAGATTGAATGGGAAAGGGAGAGTTTCCTGGGCTGAAGTAACTCTTCCTAAGCAGAGAGGAGGGCTGGGGTTCAGAGATGTGGGGCTATGGAATAGGTGTGCCATTGGAAAACATGTCTGGGCTATAGCAAAAAAAGAAGAGAACTTGTGGGTGAAATGGATTCATGCGATTTACTTAAAACAAGAAGATTGGTGGAGCTATACAGCGCCTAGCTCCAGCAGCTGGTATTGGCAAAGAATTGTAAGGATTAAGGAGGAGTTCAAGGAGTCTTATCAAGGAACTATGCTCAACTGGGATCATTATAGTATAGCCAACTTGTATAAGTTGATGAAGAATACCTCCCAGATCAGATGGAAATTTGCTGCTATCTGTGATAGATTAGGCATACCAAAGCATAAGTTTGTCTCTTGGTTGGTGTTAAAGCAGAGGATGCCTACTAAAGACAGACTTTTTCGGTTTGGAATAGCCCAAGACTCTACTTGTGTCATCTGTGGTCAGTTTGATGAAAGCCACAGACACTTATTTTTTGATTGCCAGTTTAGTAAGAGTTGTCTAATCTCTATATTGAACTGGTTACGAATTGGATCACACCAATGTGAGCTGACTGGTTTGATGAATTGGATAAGGCGTTGCAGACAGTCTGATTGTAAAAGAAGAGTGTATCTGTGTTCTCTTGCTGCCTGTGTGTACCACATATGGTTGGCTAGAAACTCAGCTTTTTGGTCTCATCAGGTCCCTTTAATTTCCTGTGTCTCTCAGAACATTAAAGCAGATATTTGTGGTAGATTGAGATTGTTATTTGATAGGAATCTTGGTAAGGAGGATTTGATCTGGGTGAGGGAGTTATATTGTAATTAATGTAGTTTAgttgttttgttttgtgtttGGTGTCTGTATTTATTGGTGTTTGTAAGTAGTTGTGATTAATACAAGCttgctgatttaccaaaaaaaaaagtctatattgttttttttttcaaccatGCCATGCCATGActtcaattatttatttgaatatataattaaaaattgaGATGATTAATTCCTTTTAGAGTACTCATAATGAATTGTATAaatgtatatttatttaaaacataacgAACAAtgttaaaagaaaaagaatataCTCCATCAGATTTtctgttttataatttttttttttacatatattgcTAAAATGTCTTCTCTTACATCTatagatttttttaataatatctcACTCCTCTTTTCTtattccttcctatttgaaaggaagaaaaaaaaaaggtataaTTGGATCAATATAGCGGCGATAAAAAAACAACATTATATGCGAAAAGTGATCCATCGATcactaaaatttattttaatataatttatatataaaaaattatattaatttgattttttatattattttttcaaactttttcaTAGGAGTTCACATGGGAGATGCAATAACTTATGTTACTCACTTTCGTATTCTATAAATAATAAAGAGAAAACCGCAGCCCTGTTCCATCCACAATTGAATCTCTTgacactacaaaaaaaaggttctataccgagaacactcactacaaaaaaaaggttcaataccgagaacattataccgacaacatgtcctcggtatagacatttCATATGCGCGGGACATTTTCGCGGTTCTGAATAGGTTTAGTTGCTATACCGAggacctataccgagaacatgttctcggtatagggtttaTAAATATCACACTCAGCCGCGaagccccttctccttcctctctggTTTCTCTGGGTTTTCTCCGAAACCTCCGCCTCCCTCCGCCGATTATAGTCGTTTTCCTCCATAAAAGCTCGGTTTTAAGCCCCAAAATTGCCAAGGGTGAAAGAATTTCTGTGTATTTGTTGAAGGTatggtttatttattcattttatatatatatatatttatgaaattgtataatgatattttctaatttttgtttgaaggttgggtattcggtttttgttggactatagggattgctagcaagatattgaaggcattggtaagttttttttaattttttttaatttttttaatttttttttcaattttcgaataatttatgtttttttatataaataatataatattaattttaataaaaatctgaaataattatattagatagaatgtatttatttttaggttttcaaaataagtattagtaaaaatgatattaggaattagaaaattgttaaatgattaattagtattttttttaaataaattctatgttgtgtttggtgaattttatgtgtattaaacatattagtaaacatattaaatatttgagtgttaatttgaaaattttggtggtaatgttagtatgttgttgttgtcaattttaatttttttgcttatgttagtagtaaaaattcagattttatgaatattgatgattaatttgttgttgttattttttagtagaattttaatattttggttagaaaattgaataattaataaaatttagactaataattataaattatatagtcatttaaaatgaatttgtaatgctctctgcatgatctgggtctggatattttttatgtgttatttgcaggattttaaattttgggatagatgaaaatatagtcgttatgctgccgaattttttatagaattgtaaaatttagagatattgtgaatattagtagaagtactcaataaaatttctaatttaataaatagtgaattgataagtaaaatcatttattttaaaattaagattaaaaaaattaacattaacattatgcaactaaattttaataaaaataaacattaattaaataatttaagtaataattaaatcctaaagtagttaaataaattttaaacaaatcttagaatttttttttaaattaatcaaactattcaataaagcataagtaaaatatgtaatttaataaatactaaattaatatgtaaaaaaataatatgtgttagttctgattaaataaaattaacaaatatattattagaaaaccattattaaaattaaaattaaaattaaaattaaaaaaattaaatttaatatttgttagttttaatcattattaaaattaaaattaaaaaaatatgtttttaatattatttgttagttgtttttaatttttctgtattttttttaatattttttttcaatttttgaataatttatgttttttatataaataatatattttaaaattaagaataaaaaaaattaacattaacattatgcaactaaattttaataaaaataaaaattaatcctaaagtagttaaataaattttaaacaaattttagaaattttgtttaaattaatcaaactattcaataaagcataagtaaaatatgtaatttaataaatactaaattaatatgtcaaatttaaataagtttaataatatttacactgaaatatattatagttagatatcataaaacaacataattaacttcaaaaagcataagacattaaaaaaacatatttaattatatttgcttttttctttggtaataagaaattattaccaaagatataatagtgttattatcacatagtgataatattatatttttttagtgttcatcacaagaagccttagacccgtttagagagggtgagtcattgaagactcttacatttgcctctctctgaattaggacacacacaaattgattgtaagtttgatgattagtgttccgtgcagtgctacattcatacaatgtcgatcgacaagagttggattaatttgacagatcgattatccgatgagtatgaggctggtgtgatggattttctccagagagcccggcagtgcgttgactcaaggggattggtgaaatgtccgtgtaggaggtgtgtcaacgttgaatttcagacgattgatgtattagaaaatcatctttttgtaaatggttttctacggaaatataccaattggcattggcatggagaggatgaaataataccaatgagagctcggatagatcaaaatgatgaagatgagatgatggatgttctcactgatcttatgcaaaatgacaatgacgaacaagcggagaatgagcgcggtcaagagatacctacaactGACTACAGgagtgggcaacattataacgatttgtttgctgagatcgaggctccattattccccgggtgtcaaaattacacttcattgaatttcctagtgaagttaatgcatttcaaagtgttgggaaaaattcccaacaaaatatttgatggaatgctggagttgttacatgatgcatttccagccccaaataagcttccaaaatcgcactatgcagcgaaaaggttgttgcggaaacttggattgggctacgagtcaatccatgtctgcaagcatgattgcgcactgttttggaaagaacatgctggaaaaagcaaatgtcctgtttgtggagaggatcgatgggtggacaagaacaccaagggaaagaaagtgcctcataaagtgatgcgttattttcctttaacccctaggttaatgcgaaaatatgcatcgaggcacattgctcaacatatgagatggcatcacgagcaacgtatacaagaagatggtgtattgcgtcatcctgctgatgggaaagcttggaaggactttgaccgaaataatccaacatttgcaatggaacccaggaatgtgcggcttggattggctgcagatggattcaatccctttggtaatatgagtctgtcttatagtatgtggccagtagtgttgacgacatataacttgccaccatggttgtgcatgagagaaactaatttcatgttgagtttattaattccgggacctcattcgccaggaaaagattttgatgttttcttaagaccattgattgatgagttaaaagaattatgggtgactggtgtacagactcgagatgcagtcaatggcagtttcttcactcttcgggcagctttgatgtggactataaacgattacccagcaaggagtagcctttctggatggactgctcaaggttatcatgcttgctctacttgcaatgtggcaacaccatctattcgtttacaaaagaaggttgctttttatggtcatagacattttttaccaatcaaacatgtcattagaagggacaagaagacatatggtgtcGTTGAAAAGAGATTACCACCACagccattaaccatgcaagaaatgttcacacaaatgagttttatacctgattctcttcctggtaagcatgtcagttatggcggccaaaaaagaaagcgtacaaaagagcaagttggttggcggaaaaaaagtatattttttgagctcccatattgggccaacataatgttgcgacacaatctagatgttatgcatgttgagaaaaatgtgtgtgacagtttagtaggcacaatagttgggctggagaataagaccaaagacacagttagtgccagagtagacttggagaagatgaagatgagaccagagttacagctgaggaagttgaatggtcggatacaaaatcctgcggccaaattcactttcactgttgaagatcgccaaaagttttgtcgatttcttaaatcagtgaagtttccagatggttttggatctaacctaaggaaaaatgtgaTTGACAATGACAATAAGATAACTGGTTTGAAATCGcatgattgtcacatcattatgcaacgccttttgccagttggtgtgcatgcattcctagagaaatcaatgagtacaactattattgagttatgcactttcttcaagctcatttgtgcgagaactctaaaagtctcagatttagaaaaagtccaaacttcaattgttgagattgtttgcaagttagagaatattttcccacctgcttttttcgatatcatggtccatctactaatacatttaccggaagaagcaatacttggaggaccggttcacatgaggtggatgtatccttttgaaaggtatatgaaaaaattgaagaattatgtccGTAACAATGCACGTCCAGAGGGCtcaatagcagaaggatatgtggttgatgaggcattaacattttgctccatgtacttgaaaggtgttgagacaaagttcaatcgtccagaccgaaatgtagatgttggtccatcacttaaaaagatgtcggtctttcgatctcagggtcgtccaattggtaagaaatcattgacaattttggaagatgaagtgaagaaaatagcagattggtatattctaaacaactgcaatgagatcttgccatatcttcggtaagtaattaaagtagttcatcatttcattgcatgtttattataactcttattagtagctcttaaattagttgtttttgttttttgcagagagcatagggaaattttacagactagaggtgttgaaaacctagaccaattacatagagaggaatttcctaattggttttataataagatttatcatcttcgacAAAGAGGATCCTTGGAAGTAGatgaagaattaatctctttagcaAACGGTTCTTCAACTCGTGTTGCGTCTTACcctgggtgtgttgtaaatggagtaagatttttgtgttatgacagggacaagaatcgcaaaactcaaaatagtggagtctctgtagcgggtgtcgaaaatagtacttattacggccagttggaagaagttttagtgatgtcttatctttctggttgttctgttgtattatttaagtgcaaatggtttgacactaatcggtcttcaggattaaagtttgagcaaaacataacgagtatcaaaaccagttcggaggccttcaaagatgataaatttatcttagcaactcaggctaaccaagttttctacattgaagaccttaaaaataaatctcattggaaagtcgtccaagaagtgcatcacagaaatgtgtgggacatcccactagttgaagaacaagcggaggatgtagaagtagatgttatgcacgacactagttcctctaatttccaattattcgttgatcttggaccgttgccacaaatcagctttgaacgtacgggggctccattacaatttgttgagatagataatgttgcaattgaggaggagagggaggaggaaatggaagaagaagaggaggaggaggaagaggaagtggaggaggaggaggaggaggttgaatatgaagatgatgaagaggaagatgaacacatagaaaccgatgatgatagtgaagattattatagtgataattaagtggtaattttataatatgttgaagtaattatttttaacaataaataattttatattgtcatttttaactgataaatgtaattttaatatcgattaatttgacagatatggctgatgttattgctcaatctcacgggggtgatggtggaggatgcgatcctccacgtggaccggcagatatcccagctgattgtgaacgaggtaatattttacacattgatatactccttaaaatttaacaattaatccatattaattttaaaatattgaatttgcatacaatagcgcctccaagtaaacgtggacgccataagggattgaacacgcgggaaaagagggaacagttggggcgtcctctccctctcgagtgggatgtgcgggggagaacatataaagagatcggagagtacagctcaaatttctcaagagagctcggattacttgttcgacagtacacagatccggactgtcctcaatggtcaaaagtaccaaatgcctcgaaagaaagaatacttgcacatttggaagtaagtagtttatgtatttttatgttaattctcattttatgttatatatgatatttactaagaaatgtttgtaaattaggatgatttgtttgatattgggcgtactagatatggagaagggcatatgcctgggatcttgagaggcattgatacttcgtgtgctaaaaagtattctgactggaagtacgatattaaagagcacttaacgattaatgggccacaaaatcattatggtggttgcacggatacgcagtggcaaaaagcaattgattttttccgtcgcccagaaattacggtattaatttcttgctaaacttaactatcttaattaaatatattactaacgataactttttgcagaaacgttctgtggtcaacaaggaaaatagaaagaaattgaaagagcttagctatggaggttctcagtcaatcccagccttacgctataaaaaggttagttaattaattattttttagtttatttttcttatttacgtttaattattaattttataaaaatatatgtacgtgacagcgcaatttagagactgggcaacttgagtccatcccggatagctggatggatactcaccataaatcaggcacagggtgggtgacagagatagcaaaaaatacttgggtacgttaagtttttttaaacatttttcaaatttttaattgtttcaaaattttaattacattatacattgtatcacaggaggaattgcgtgcataccgcgacacacagcagacacaggcaactgatactgagagttccacaccagtttcgagtgcgcctgaagatgaagacatatctttggtacaaaatgtcttcggaaaacgacggggccaccagaaaggatatggacgtatccttaacataagggaccgaactccatttgattttcgtccttcacaaactagagatgaagagttttctgagatgagagagcgtcttcgacagttagaggagcatgtccggactcattgtatcaccccgggatctcaatctgccccaccaccaccacccgatgatcctgatgttggagcaccgactcagtaggacttatgtatgaattttattacaattgactattacattatcatgtttaagacaagtctttattttaattcaacgaatacactcttatgtttttttttatatctttaatataagtgttttaattttattctattttcttatatttaattcaaaataaataaataaataagggaataacaaatataaaaaaaaattggggacaagtctgtaccgaggacattgtcctcggtatataccacCAAGATGTCGGTATATACCAGTACGATGAGAAATTGAGGTTTgttgtaccgaggacatttgtcactttctaccgaggacattatcctcggtaaaacgtataccgagaacattttgaatgtcgtcggtagacgttttgttttaccgacgcggctgtaccgacaactttataccgacgacattgtctcggtataagatataccgaggacatttcggcttataccgaggacatttgttctcggtataggccctgATTTTTGTAGTGACTATACCGACaacatgtcctcggtatagacatttCATATGCGCGGGACATTTTCGCGGTTTTAAATAGGTTTAGTTGCTATACCGagaacctataccgagaacatgttctcggtagagGGTTTATAAATATACCCCACAGCCGCGaagccccttctccttcctctctaGTTTCTCTCGGTTTTCTCCGAGCCGTCCGCCTCCCTCCGCCATTTTCCTCCCAAAAAGCTCGGTTTTAAGCCTCAAAATTGCCAAGGGTGAAGGGATTTCTGTGTATTTGTTGAAGGTatggtttatttattcattttttttatatatatatatttatgcaattgtataatgatattttttagtttttgtttgaaggttgggtattcggtttttgttggactaaagagattgctagcaagatattgaaggcattggtaagttttttttaatttttttaattttttttcaatttttgaataatttatgttcttttatataaataatataatattaattttaataaaaatctgaaattattatattagatagaatgtatttatttttaggttttcaaaataagtattagtaaaaatgatattaggaattagaaaattgttatatgagtaattagtatttttttttaaataattctatgttgttttggtgaattttatgtgtattaaacatattagtaaatatattaaatatttgagtgttaatttgaaaattttggtggtaatgttagtatgttgttgttgtcaattttaattttttttggtgatgttagtagtaaaaattcaaattttatgaatattgatgattaatttgttgttgttaatttttagtagaattttaatattttggttagaaaattgaataattaataaaatttagactaataattataaattatatagtcgtttaaaatgtatttgtaatgttctctgcatgatctgggtctggatattttttatgtcttatttgcaggattttaaattttggaatagatgaaaatatagtcgttatgctgccgaattttttatagaattgtaaaatttagagatattgtgaatattagtagaagtactcaataaaatttctaatttaataaatagtgaattgataagtaaaataatatattttaaaattaagattaaaaaaaattaacattaacattatgcaactaaattttaataaaaataaacattaattaaataatttaagtaataattaaatcctaaagtaaataaataaattttaaacaaatcttagaaattttgtttaaattaataaaactattcaataaagcataagtaaaatatgtaatttaataaatactaaattaatatgtaaaaaaataatatttgttagttctgattaaataaaattaacaaatatattattagaaaaccattattaaaattaaaaaaattaaatttaatatttgttagttttaatcattattaaaattaaaattaaaaaatatgtttttaataatatttgttagttgtttttaatttttctgtattttttttaatttttttttcaatttttgagtaatttatgttttttttatataaataatatattttaaaattaagattaaaaaaaattaacattaacattatgcaactaaattttaataaaaataaacattaattaaatattaaactATGGCACCACACTCTAGTGttgtttcttcttcttattctc
The Humulus lupulus chromosome 6, drHumLupu1.1, whole genome shotgun sequence DNA segment above includes these coding regions:
- the LOC133786263 gene encoding uncharacterized protein LOC133786263; the protein is MKKLKNYVRNNARPEGSIAEGYVVDEALTFCSMYLKGVETKFNRPDRNVDVGPSLKKMSVFRSQGRPIGKKSLTILEDEVKKIADWYILNNCNEILPYLREHREILQTRGVENLDQLHREEFPNWFYNKIYHLRQRGSLEVDEELISLANGSSTRVASYPGREAPSPSSLVSLGFLRAVRLPPPFSSQKARF